The proteins below are encoded in one region of Neoasaia chiangmaiensis:
- the rpsC gene encoding 30S ribosomal protein S3, with translation MGHKVNPIGLRLGVNRTWDSRWYAGSDYSRLLHEDLKLRAYLRRKLSGAGVSRVVIERPAKKPRVTIYAARPGVVIGKKGQDIDALRKDLSRMAKTDVALNIVEIRKPEIDATLVAENIAQQLERRVAFRRAMKRAVQSAMRLGAQGIRINCSGRLGGAEIARIEWYREGRVPLHTLRADIDYGIATAKTTYGTCGVKVWIFKGEILAHDPLAQDRRAAEQAPQR, from the coding sequence ATGGGACATAAAGTCAATCCGATCGGGCTCCGGCTCGGCGTAAACCGCACGTGGGATAGCCGCTGGTATGCTGGCAGCGACTATTCTCGCCTGCTGCATGAAGACCTGAAGCTGCGTGCTTATCTGCGTCGCAAGCTTTCGGGTGCCGGTGTGTCGCGCGTTGTTATCGAGCGTCCGGCCAAGAAGCCGCGCGTGACGATCTATGCTGCGCGTCCTGGTGTCGTGATCGGTAAGAAAGGTCAGGACATTGATGCGCTTCGCAAGGATCTGAGCCGCATGGCGAAGACCGATGTCGCGCTGAACATCGTCGAAATCCGCAAGCCGGAAATCGATGCAACGCTGGTTGCCGAAAACATCGCGCAGCAGCTTGAGCGTCGCGTTGCATTCCGTCGTGCCATGAAGCGTGCCGTTCAGTCCGCGATGCGTCTCGGCGCCCAGGGTATCCGAATTAACTGTTCGGGTCGTCTTGGTGGTGCGGAAATCGCGCGTATCGAGTGGTACCGTGAAGGTCGTGTGCCGCTTCATACATTGCGCGCCGACATCGATTACGGTATCGCCACCGCCAAGACCACGTATGGCACATGCGGTGTGAAAGTTTGGATCTTCAAGGGCGAGATTCTTGCTCATGATCCTTTGGCGCAAGACCGTCGTGCCGCTGAGCAGGCGCCGCAGCGTTAA
- the rplV gene encoding 50S ribosomal protein L22: MSKPKHIRTLADTEAQAIARNMRISPRKLNLVAAMIRNQPADKAIAALTFSRRRIAQQVRKTLESAVANAENNHQLDVDQLVVKTAEVGKSIVMKRFHARGRGRSARVEKFFSHLKIVVAERAADEAPAPKGRKAQDAAEQKAA; this comes from the coding sequence ATGAGCAAGCCGAAGCATATCCGCACGCTCGCGGACACGGAAGCGCAGGCGATCGCGCGCAACATGCGTATCAGCCCGCGTAAACTGAATCTCGTGGCGGCAATGATTCGCAATCAGCCTGCTGACAAGGCTATTGCAGCGCTGACGTTCTCGCGTCGTCGTATCGCGCAGCAGGTTCGCAAGACCCTGGAAAGCGCGGTGGCCAACGCCGAGAACAACCACCAGCTCGATGTCGATCAGCTGGTCGTGAAAACGGCCGAGGTTGGCAAGTCGATCGTCATGAAGCGCTTTCATGCGCGTGGTCGTGGCCGTTCGGCGCGCGTCGAGAAGTTCTTCAGCCATCTGAAGATTGTCGTCGCCGAGCGCGCCGCGGACGAAGCGCCGGCGCCGAAGGGCCGCAAGGCTCAGGACGCAGCAGAGCAGAAGGCAGCCTGA
- the rpsS gene encoding 30S ribosomal protein S19 has product MARSVWKGPFVDGYLFGKAEASRASGRNEVIKIWSRRSTILPQFVGLTFGVYNGHKFLPVQVSENMVGHKFGEFSPTRTFTGHASDKKSKRG; this is encoded by the coding sequence ATGGCACGTTCCGTCTGGAAGGGCCCGTTCGTTGACGGGTACTTGTTCGGCAAGGCCGAAGCATCGCGCGCGTCGGGTCGTAATGAGGTGATCAAGATCTGGTCGCGTCGTTCCACGATTCTGCCGCAGTTCGTCGGCCTGACGTTCGGCGTTTACAATGGTCATAAGTTCCTGCCCGTGCAGGTTTCGGAAAACATGGTCGGGCACAAGTTCGGTGAGTTTTCGCCGACGCGTACCTTCACCGGGCATGCTTCCGACAAGAAGTCGAAGCGAGGCTGA
- the rplB gene encoding 50S ribosomal protein L2 — translation MALKHFNPTTPSTRGTVLIDRSELYKGKPVKTLTEGKNKSGGRNNHGRTTSRFRGGGHKQSYRYVDFKRRKFDVSATVERLEYDPNRTAFIALVKYDDGELAYILAPQRVKVGDRVVSGERTDVKPGNAMPLAAMPVGTIVHNIELKQGAGGKLARSAGTYAQLVGKDAGYAQIKLQSGELRLVRGECMATVGAVSNPDNMNQHMGKAGRSRWLGRRPHNRGVVMNPVDHPHGGGEGRSSGGRHPVTPWGVPTKGYKTRVNKKTDSLIIRRRKTGK, via the coding sequence ATGGCACTCAAGCACTTTAATCCCACGACGCCGAGCACCCGCGGCACCGTGCTGATTGACCGTAGCGAGCTCTATAAGGGCAAGCCGGTCAAGACGCTGACGGAAGGCAAGAACAAGTCAGGCGGTCGTAACAATCACGGCCGCACGACTTCGCGCTTCCGCGGCGGCGGGCACAAGCAGTCTTATCGTTATGTCGACTTCAAGCGTCGCAAGTTCGACGTCAGCGCGACTGTCGAGCGTTTGGAGTATGATCCGAACCGCACGGCGTTCATCGCACTGGTCAAGTATGACGACGGCGAACTGGCCTATATTCTCGCGCCGCAGCGCGTGAAGGTCGGCGATCGTGTTGTTTCCGGTGAACGCACGGACGTCAAGCCGGGCAACGCCATGCCGCTGGCCGCGATGCCGGTTGGCACGATCGTGCATAATATCGAACTGAAGCAGGGCGCCGGTGGCAAACTGGCACGTTCGGCAGGAACCTATGCCCAGCTGGTGGGCAAGGACGCCGGCTATGCGCAGATCAAGTTGCAGTCCGGTGAACTTCGTCTGGTTCGTGGTGAATGCATGGCGACGGTTGGCGCGGTTTCGAACCCCGACAACATGAACCAGCACATGGGCAAGGCAGGTCGTAGCCGTTGGCTTGGTCGTCGCCCGCACAACCGTGGTGTCGTCATGAACCCGGTCGATCACCCGCATGGTGGTGGTGAAGGTCGATCCTCGGGTGGCCGTCATCCGGTCACGCCGTGGGGCGTGCCGACCAAGGGTTACAAGACGCGCGTTAACAAGAAGACGGATAGCCTGATCATCCGTCGCCGCAAGACCGGCAAGTAA
- a CDS encoding 50S ribosomal protein L23 yields the protein MSREAMYDIIRAPLITEKATALSEKNQVVFKVAPNAAKPEIKVAVETLFGVKVVSVNTLIQKGKTKMVRGRPGRRSDIKKAYVQLAEGQSIDLTAKLG from the coding sequence ATGTCGCGTGAAGCGATGTATGACATCATTCGCGCACCCCTCATCACCGAAAAGGCCACGGCCCTTTCGGAGAAGAACCAGGTGGTCTTCAAGGTTGCACCAAATGCAGCCAAGCCGGAGATCAAGGTGGCGGTTGAGACGCTTTTCGGCGTCAAGGTCGTGTCCGTGAATACGCTGATCCAGAAGGGCAAGACCAAAATGGTCCGTGGCCGTCCGGGTCGTCGTTCGGACATCAAGAAGGCGTATGTGCAGCTTGCTGAAGGTCAGTCCATTGACCTGACCGCAAAGCTGGGCTGA
- the rplD gene encoding 50S ribosomal protein L4 has translation MEYDIKTLDNGSAGSVTLPEELFAVAPRADIMARVVHWQLAKRRAGTHRTKGMGEISGTTKKPYKQKGTGSARQGSLRAPQFRTGGVVHGPVVRDHGYDLPKKVRRLGLISALSQKAADGKLIVLDTAAGISKTRDAANKLRALGWTSALIVDGAVDEAFGRAVRNIAKIDVLPTIGANVYDILNHDVLVLTRAGLEGLKERLA, from the coding sequence ATGGAATACGATATCAAGACCCTCGATAATGGCAGCGCCGGTTCGGTGACGCTGCCAGAGGAACTTTTCGCGGTCGCTCCGCGTGCGGATATCATGGCTCGCGTCGTTCATTGGCAGCTTGCCAAGCGTCGCGCCGGAACGCATCGCACGAAGGGCATGGGGGAAATCTCCGGCACGACCAAGAAGCCCTACAAGCAGAAGGGCACGGGCTCAGCGCGTCAGGGTTCGCTCCGCGCGCCGCAGTTCCGGACCGGTGGCGTTGTGCATGGACCCGTCGTTCGTGACCATGGTTATGACCTTCCGAAGAAGGTGCGTCGCCTGGGACTGATCTCGGCGCTGTCGCAGAAGGCTGCTGACGGCAAGCTGATCGTTCTCGATACGGCGGCGGGCATCTCCAAGACGCGTGATGCGGCAAACAAGCTGCGTGCGCTGGGCTGGACGTCGGCATTGATTGTCGATGGTGCCGTGGACGAGGCTTTCGGTCGCGCCGTGCGCAATATTGCGAAGATCGACGTTCTGCCGACGATCGGCGCGAACGTTTACGACATTCTCAACCACGATGTGCTCGTGCTGACGCGCGCCGGCCTCGAGGGTCTGAAGGAGCGCCTGGCATGA
- the rplC gene encoding 50S ribosomal protein L3, protein MRTGLIARKLGMTRLFKEDGTHVPVTVLHLDNVEVVDTRTQERDGYTAVQLGLGKAKVKNVTKPMRGHYARTKVEPKQNLVEFRVAEDAVLEAGTKLSANHFVVGQKVDVTGTSKGKGFAGVMKRWNFAGLEASHGVSISHRSHGSTGQRQDPGKVFKGKKMAGHMGDERITTLNLEVAAVDEERNVIMVRGAVPGAKNGLVLIRDAIKKARHADAPYPAATAAAAG, encoded by the coding sequence ATGCGTACCGGATTGATCGCAAGAAAGCTGGGTATGACCCGGCTGTTTAAGGAAGATGGCACCCACGTGCCGGTGACCGTGCTGCATCTCGACAATGTCGAGGTTGTGGACACGCGTACCCAGGAGCGTGACGGCTACACGGCTGTTCAGCTTGGTCTTGGTAAGGCCAAGGTGAAGAATGTCACGAAGCCGATGCGTGGCCATTATGCTCGCACGAAAGTGGAGCCGAAGCAGAACCTCGTTGAGTTTCGCGTGGCGGAAGATGCCGTGCTTGAAGCTGGCACGAAGCTGTCGGCCAACCATTTCGTGGTCGGGCAGAAGGTGGACGTTACGGGCACCAGCAAAGGCAAGGGATTTGCCGGCGTTATGAAGCGCTGGAACTTCGCCGGCCTCGAGGCGAGCCATGGCGTTTCCATCAGTCACCGTTCGCACGGTTCGACGGGCCAGCGCCAGGACCCCGGCAAGGTATTCAAGGGCAAGAAAATGGCTGGTCACATGGGTGACGAGCGCATCACGACGCTGAACCTTGAGGTTGCGGCTGTCGACGAAGAGCGCAACGTCATCATGGTGCGTGGTGCCGTTCCGGGCGCGAAGAACGGCCTTGTGCTGATTCGCGATGCGATCAAGAAGGCCCGCCATGCGGATGCGCCGTATCCGGCAGCGACCGCGGCGGCCGCCGGTTAA
- the rpsJ gene encoding 30S ribosomal protein S10 gives MDNQNIRIRLKAYDHRVLDNSTKEIVNTAKRTGAQVRGPIPLPTHIERFTVNRSPHVDKKSREQFEIRTHRRLLDIVEPTPQTVDALMKLDLAAGVDVEIKL, from the coding sequence ATGGACAACCAGAACATCCGCATTCGCCTGAAGGCGTATGATCACCGCGTGCTGGACAACAGCACCAAGGAGATCGTCAACACGGCGAAGCGTACGGGTGCGCAGGTTCGGGGTCCGATCCCGCTGCCGACGCATATCGAACGGTTCACCGTGAACCGTTCCCCACATGTGGACAAGAAGAGCCGCGAGCAGTTCGAAATTCGAACCCATCGCCGGCTGCTCGACATTGTCGAGCCGACACCGCAGACCGTGGACGCCCTCATGAAGCTCGACCTCGCCGCTGGCGTGGATGTCGAGATCAAACTTTAA
- the tuf gene encoding elongation factor Tu produces MAKAKFERTKPHCNIGTIGHVDHGKTSLTAAITKTLAKTGGATYRAYDMIDAAPEERARGITISTAHVEYETKNRHYAHVDCPGHADYVKNMITGAAQMDGAILVVSAADGPMPQTREHILLARQVGVPALVVFLNKVDQVDDPELLELVEMEVRELLSSYQFPGDDIPIVKGSALVTLEDGDATIGEDRVLELMEAVDTYIPQPERPVDRPFLMPIEDVFSISGRGTVVTGRVERGVINVGDEVEIIGLKDTVKTTVTGVEMFRKLLDRGEAGDNIGALVRGTKREDVERGQVLAKPGSITPHKKFKAEAYILTKEEGGRHTPFFTNYRPQFYFRTTDVTGVVQLPEGTEMVMPGDNVAMDVELIAPIAMDEGLRFAIREGGRTVGAGVVASISA; encoded by the coding sequence ATGGCAAAGGCAAAATTCGAACGCACGAAGCCGCACTGCAACATCGGCACCATTGGTCACGTTGACCATGGCAAGACCTCGTTGACGGCAGCGATCACCAAGACGCTGGCAAAGACGGGCGGTGCGACCTACCGTGCCTACGACATGATCGACGCTGCTCCGGAAGAGCGTGCGCGTGGCATTACGATTTCCACGGCGCACGTCGAGTACGAGACGAAGAACCGTCACTATGCTCACGTCGACTGCCCGGGTCATGCTGACTACGTGAAGAACATGATCACGGGTGCGGCGCAGATGGACGGCGCGATCCTCGTTGTGTCGGCCGCTGACGGCCCGATGCCGCAGACGCGCGAGCACATCCTGCTTGCTCGCCAGGTTGGCGTGCCGGCGCTGGTCGTGTTCCTGAACAAGGTCGATCAGGTTGACGATCCGGAACTGCTTGAGCTGGTCGAGATGGAAGTGCGCGAGCTGCTTTCCTCCTATCAGTTCCCGGGCGACGATATCCCCATCGTCAAGGGTTCGGCTCTCGTGACGCTGGAAGATGGCGACGCGACGATCGGTGAAGATCGCGTGCTCGAACTGATGGAAGCGGTTGACACCTACATCCCGCAGCCGGAGCGTCCGGTTGACCGCCCGTTCCTGATGCCGATCGAAGACGTTTTCTCGATCTCGGGTCGTGGCACGGTTGTGACGGGTCGCGTCGAGCGTGGCGTGATCAACGTTGGTGACGAAGTTGAGATCATCGGCCTGAAGGACACCGTCAAGACGACCGTTACGGGTGTTGAGATGTTCCGCAAGCTGCTCGATCGCGGTGAGGCCGGTGATAACATCGGTGCGCTGGTTCGTGGCACGAAGCGTGAAGACGTTGAGCGTGGTCAGGTCCTGGCGAAGCCGGGCTCCATCACGCCGCACAAGAAGTTCAAGGCTGAGGCTTACATCCTGACGAAGGAAGAGGGTGGCCGTCACACGCCGTTCTTCACCAACTATCGTCCGCAGTTCTACTTCCGCACGACCGACGTCACGGGCGTTGTTCAGCTGCCGGAAGGCACCGAAATGGTGATGCCGGGCGACAACGTGGCGATGGACGTCGAGCTGATCGCGCCGATCGCCATGGATGAAGGCCTGCGTTTCGCTATTCGCGAAGGTGGCCGCACCGTCGGCGCCGGCGTGGTGGCTTCGATTTCCGCCTGA
- the rpsG gene encoding 30S ribosomal protein S7, with protein sequence MSRRHRAVKREILPDPKFGDIVITRFMNALMYDGKKSTAEGIVYGALEVMRRRGGASADPVAMFHAALDNVKPAVEVRSRRVGGATYQVPVEVRTERRQALAIRWLIDASRKRGESTMQDRLSNELTDAINNRGSAVKKREDTHRMAEANKAFSHYRW encoded by the coding sequence ATGAGTCGCCGTCATCGCGCCGTCAAGCGCGAGATCCTTCCCGATCCGAAATTCGGAGACATCGTTATCACGCGTTTCATGAACGCCCTGATGTACGATGGAAAAAAGTCCACTGCCGAGGGTATCGTCTACGGTGCGCTTGAAGTGATGCGTCGCCGTGGTGGTGCGTCCGCAGACCCCGTCGCCATGTTCCATGCTGCGCTGGATAACGTGAAGCCGGCCGTCGAGGTTCGCTCGCGTCGTGTTGGTGGTGCTACCTATCAGGTGCCCGTCGAAGTGCGTACGGAGCGTCGTCAGGCGCTGGCGATCCGCTGGTTGATCGATGCCTCGCGCAAGCGCGGTGAGAGCACCATGCAGGACCGTCTGTCCAATGAGTTGACCGACGCGATCAACAATCGCGGGTCTGCTGTGAAGAAGCGTGAAGACACGCATCGTATGGCGGAAGCGAATAAAGCATTTAGCCACTATCGCTGGTAA
- the rpsL gene encoding 30S ribosomal protein S12 encodes MPTINQLIAKGREPAAKRNKVPALQGCPQKRGVCTRVYTVTPKKPNSALRKVAKVRLTNGQEVVSYIPGEGHNLQEHSVVLIRGGRVKDLPGVRYHILRGVLDTQGIAKRRQRRSLYGAKRPK; translated from the coding sequence ATGCCGACCATCAACCAGTTGATTGCCAAGGGGCGCGAGCCTGCCGCGAAGCGGAACAAGGTGCCAGCCCTTCAGGGTTGCCCGCAGAAGCGCGGTGTTTGCACGCGCGTCTATACGGTAACGCCGAAGAAGCCGAACTCCGCCCTGCGTAAGGTTGCCAAGGTGCGCCTGACCAACGGGCAAGAGGTCGTGAGCTACATTCCTGGCGAAGGTCACAATCTGCAAGAGCACAGCGTCGTGTTGATTCGTGGCGGCCGCGTCAAGGATTTGCCGGGCGTGCGTTATCACATCCTGCGCGGCGTGCTCGACACGCAGGGCATCGCCAAGCGTCGTCAGCGTCGTTCGCTGTATGGCGCGAAGCGTCCGAAGTAA
- the rpoC gene encoding DNA-directed RNA polymerase subunit beta' produces the protein MNELMKILGQTGQSLSFDQIKIQLASSEQIRSWSYGEIKKPETINYRTFKPERDGLFCARIFGPIKDYECLCGKYKRMKFRGIVCEKCGVEVTLAKVRRERMGHIELASPVAHIWFLKSLPSRIGLMVDLTLKDLEKILYFESYVVLESGTSPLKQFSLLTEDQYLDAMDEYGDDGIEVGIGAEAIKKVLTRIDCDAEKVHLRQELKDATSEAKRKKLVKRLKLIEAFSESGSKPEWMILDLVPVIPPELRPLVPLDGGRFATSDLNDLYRRVINRNNRLKRLIELRAPDIIVRNEKRMLQEAVDALFDNGRRGRAITGANKRPLKSLSDMLKGKQGRFRQNLLGKRVDYSGRSVIVVGPELKLHQCGLPKKMALELFKPFIYSKLEKYGHATTIKAAKRMVEKERPEVWDILEEVIREHPVMLNRAPTLHRLGIQAFEPVLIEGKAIQLHPLVCTAFNADFDGDQMAVHVPLSLEAQLEARVLMMSTNNILSPANGKPIIVPSQDIVLGLYYLSLEVPEYHTMPDVAEYDAEGRLVKAGPPAYSSVAEIELAMTEGSLKLHDKIRLRLETKGEDGQVVRQILLTTPGRALIAQILPRHSAIPFALVNKQLTKKNVSDVIDAVYRHCGQKEAVIFCDRLMGLGFRHAAKAGISFGKDDMIIPKEKQELVDRTALEIKEFEQQYQDGLITAGERYNKVVDAWSRCTDEVQAAMMKEISRQVIGKPTNSVWMMSHSGARGSPAQMKQLAGMRGLMAKPSGEIIEQPIIANFKEGLSVLDYFTSTHGARKGLADTALKTANSGYLTRRLVDVAQDCIIVENDCGTERGLTVRAVMDGGEVVSSLSERILGRTIAADIINPATGDVLYPRNTLVEEAEAEVIEKSGVESVLIRSVLTCDSRVGVCGHCYGRDLARGTPVNIGEAVGVIAAQSIGEPGTQLTMRTFHIGGAATRGAEQSMVEASRDGKVTIKNRNVVQNSQGVPVVMSRNCEILLTDDKGAERARYRVPYGARLMVTEGQAVARGLKMAEWDPYTLPIITEQAGTIEYLDLIDSITLVERMDEVTGLTSKVVVDYKQGAKGVDLRPRLQVKDEAGNVVKLANGNDARYFLSPDSLLSVENGTVVHAGDVLARIPREGSKTRDITGGLPRVAELFEARRPKDHAIIAETDGRIEIGKDYKSKRCIIVKNDETGEETNYLIPKGKHVSVQEGDFVQKGDPLVDGPRVPHDILKVMGVEALSDYLVNEIQDVYRLQGVKINDKHIEVIVRQMLQKIEILEPGDTTYLIGETVDRIEFEGENAKRLAANERPAQGMPVLQGITKASLQTQSFISAASFQETTRVLTEAATAGKVDTLNGLKENVIVGRLIPAGTGSVMNKLRAVAASQDRQRVNRSNPEISDAAE, from the coding sequence ATGAACGAACTCATGAAGATTCTCGGTCAGACGGGGCAGAGCCTGTCCTTCGACCAGATCAAGATTCAGCTCGCCTCGTCCGAGCAGATCCGTTCCTGGTCTTACGGTGAGATCAAGAAGCCGGAGACGATTAACTACCGCACGTTCAAGCCGGAGCGTGATGGTCTGTTCTGCGCACGCATTTTCGGTCCGATCAAGGATTACGAGTGCCTCTGCGGCAAGTACAAGCGCATGAAGTTTCGCGGCATTGTCTGCGAAAAGTGCGGTGTGGAAGTTACGCTGGCCAAGGTCCGTCGCGAGCGCATGGGCCATATCGAGCTGGCCTCGCCGGTTGCGCATATCTGGTTCCTGAAATCGCTGCCCAGCCGTATCGGCCTCATGGTCGATCTCACGCTGAAGGATCTGGAGAAGATCCTGTATTTCGAGAGCTACGTGGTTCTCGAATCCGGTACGAGCCCGCTCAAGCAGTTCAGCCTGCTGACGGAAGACCAGTATCTCGACGCCATGGACGAATATGGTGACGACGGGATCGAGGTCGGCATCGGTGCCGAGGCGATCAAGAAGGTGCTGACGCGCATCGATTGCGATGCGGAGAAGGTGCATCTTCGCCAGGAGCTGAAAGACGCAACGTCCGAAGCCAAGCGGAAAAAGCTGGTCAAGCGTCTGAAGCTGATCGAGGCGTTTTCGGAGAGCGGTTCCAAGCCGGAATGGATGATTCTGGACCTGGTGCCGGTCATTCCGCCGGAGCTGCGTCCGCTGGTGCCGTTGGACGGGGGGCGTTTCGCAACGTCCGACCTGAACGACCTGTATCGTCGCGTCATCAACCGTAACAACCGCCTGAAGCGGCTGATCGAACTGCGTGCGCCCGACATCATCGTGCGCAACGAAAAGCGCATGTTGCAGGAAGCTGTGGATGCGCTGTTCGACAACGGTCGTCGTGGCCGTGCGATCACGGGCGCCAACAAGCGTCCGCTGAAATCGCTGTCCGACATGCTGAAGGGCAAGCAGGGCCGGTTCCGTCAGAACCTGCTCGGCAAGCGCGTTGATTATTCGGGTCGTTCGGTGATCGTGGTCGGCCCGGAACTGAAGCTGCATCAGTGCGGCTTGCCGAAGAAGATGGCGCTCGAACTGTTCAAGCCGTTCATCTATTCGAAGCTCGAGAAGTACGGGCATGCGACCACCATCAAGGCCGCGAAGCGGATGGTGGAGAAAGAGCGTCCGGAAGTGTGGGATATCCTCGAAGAGGTGATCCGCGAGCACCCGGTCATGCTTAACCGTGCGCCGACCTTGCACCGTCTGGGCATCCAGGCGTTCGAGCCGGTCCTGATCGAAGGCAAGGCCATTCAGCTGCATCCGCTGGTCTGCACCGCGTTCAACGCTGACTTCGATGGCGATCAGATGGCCGTGCATGTTCCGCTGTCGCTCGAAGCACAGCTGGAAGCCCGCGTGCTGATGATGTCGACCAACAACATCCTCAGCCCGGCGAACGGCAAGCCGATCATCGTGCCTTCTCAGGATATTGTTCTGGGTCTGTATTATCTCAGCCTGGAAGTGCCGGAGTATCATACGATGCCGGACGTGGCGGAGTATGACGCGGAAGGTCGTCTCGTGAAGGCCGGTCCGCCTGCCTATTCGTCGGTTGCCGAGATCGAGCTGGCGATGACGGAAGGCTCGTTGAAGCTGCATGACAAGATTCGCCTGCGTCTGGAGACGAAGGGCGAGGACGGTCAGGTGGTGCGGCAGATTCTGCTGACGACGCCGGGCCGCGCGCTGATCGCACAGATCCTGCCACGCCATTCCGCGATTCCGTTCGCGCTGGTCAATAAGCAGCTGACGAAGAAGAACGTGTCGGATGTGATCGATGCGGTCTATCGTCACTGTGGCCAGAAAGAGGCTGTGATTTTCTGCGACCGTCTGATGGGCCTCGGCTTCCGTCATGCGGCGAAGGCCGGCATTTCCTTCGGTAAGGATGACATGATCATCCCGAAGGAGAAGCAGGAACTGGTCGATCGGACCGCCTTGGAGATCAAGGAGTTCGAGCAGCAGTATCAGGACGGTCTGATTACGGCGGGCGAGCGCTATAACAAGGTGGTCGACGCATGGTCGCGCTGCACGGATGAAGTGCAGGCTGCGATGATGAAGGAGATTTCGCGCCAGGTTATCGGCAAGCCGACAAACTCGGTGTGGATGATGAGCCATTCCGGTGCGCGTGGGTCGCCGGCGCAGATGAAGCAGCTGGCCGGTATGCGCGGTCTGATGGCGAAACCGTCGGGCGAAATCATCGAACAGCCGATCATCGCGAACTTCAAGGAAGGCCTGTCGGTCCTCGACTATTTCACCTCGACTCACGGTGCGCGTAAGGGCCTGGCCGATACCGCGTTGAAGACGGCGAACTCGGGATATCTCACGCGTCGACTGGTTGACGTGGCGCAGGACTGCATCATCGTCGAGAACGATTGCGGCACGGAGCGTGGCCTGACCGTTCGCGCGGTGATGGACGGCGGTGAGGTTGTCTCGTCGCTTTCCGAGCGTATTCTGGGTCGTACGATTGCGGCGGATATCATCAACCCAGCCACTGGGGACGTGCTCTATCCGCGCAACACGCTGGTGGAAGAGGCCGAAGCGGAAGTCATCGAAAAGTCGGGCGTCGAAAGCGTTCTGATCCGTTCGGTGCTAACATGCGACAGCCGTGTTGGCGTTTGCGGGCATTGCTATGGTCGCGATCTGGCACGTGGCACGCCGGTCAATATCGGTGAAGCCGTGGGTGTCATTGCCGCGCAGTCGATCGGTGAGCCGGGCACGCAGCTGACGATGCGTACGTTCCATATCGGTGGTGCGGCGACTCGTGGTGCCGAACAGTCGATGGTCGAGGCGTCACGTGACGGCAAGGTGACGATCAAGAACCGTAACGTCGTGCAGAATTCGCAAGGCGTGCCGGTTGTGATGTCGCGTAACTGCGAAATCCTGCTGACGGACGACAAGGGTGCCGAGCGTGCGCGTTATCGCGTGCCTTACGGTGCACGCCTGATGGTGACGGAAGGGCAGGCCGTCGCACGCGGTCTGAAGATGGCCGAGTGGGACCCATACACCCTGCCGATCATCACCGAGCAGGCCGGCACGATCGAGTATCTCGATCTGATCGACTCCATCACGCTCGTGGAGCGGATGGACGAGGTGACCGGTCTGACGTCGAAGGTGGTCGTCGACTACAAGCAGGGCGCAAAGGGCGTCGATCTTCGTCCGCGGCTGCAGGTCAAGGACGAGGCAGGAAACGTCGTCAAGCTCGCCAATGGCAACGATGCGCGTTACTTCCTGTCGCCGGATTCGCTGCTGTCGGTTGAAAACGGCACGGTGGTGCATGCCGGTGACGTTCTGGCACGCATCCCGCGTGAAGGTTCGAAGACGCGTGACATCACCGGCGGTCTGCCGCGTGTGGCTGAGTTGTTCGAAGCGCGTCGTCCGAAAGACCATGCGATCATCGCCGAGACTGACGGCCGTATCGAGATCGGTAAGGACTACAAGTCGAAGCGCTGCATTATCGTGAAGAACGATGAGACCGGCGAAGAGACGAATTATCTGATCCCGAAGGGCAAGCATGTCTCCGTGCAGGAAGGCGACTTCGTCCAGAAGGGCGATCCGCTGGTGGACGGTCCGCGTGTCCCGCATGACATTCTGAAGGTCATGGGCGTCGAGGCCTTGTCTGACTATCTCGTCAACGAGATTCAGGACGTCTATCGACTTCAGGGCGTGAAGATCAACGACAAGCATATCGAGGTGATCGTTCGCCAGATGCTGCAGAAGATCGAGATCCTCGAGCCGGGCGACACGACCTACCTGATCGGCGAGACGGTGGATCGTATCGAGTTCGAGGGCGAGAACGCCAAGCGGCTTGCGGCCAATGAGCGTCCGGCTCAAGGGATGCCGGTGCTCCAGGGCATCACGAAAGCGTCGCTGCAGACCCAGTCGTTCATCTCGGCGGCCTCCTTCCAGGAAACGACGCGTGTGCTGACCGAAGCGGCTACGGCAGGCAAGGTCGATACGCTAAACGGCCTGAAGGAGAACGTGATTGTCGGACGTCTGATCCCGGCCGGGACAGGAAGCGTCATGAACAAGCTTCGCGCGGTGGCGGCGTCCCAGGATCGCCAGCGCGTCAACCGGAGCAATCCGGAAATCAGCGACGCGGCGGAGTAA